A stretch of the Neofelis nebulosa isolate mNeoNeb1 chromosome 1, mNeoNeb1.pri, whole genome shotgun sequence genome encodes the following:
- the LOC131513036 gene encoding vacuolar protein sorting-associated protein 26A-like — translation MSFLGGFFGPICEINVVLNDGETRKMAEMKTEDGKVEKHYLFYDGESVSGKVNLAFKQPGKRLEHQGIRIEFVGQIELFNDKSNTHEFVNLVKELALPGELTQSRSYDFEFMQVEKPYESYIGANVRLRYFLKVTIVRRLTDLVKEYDLIVHQLATYPDVTNSIKMEVGTEDCLHIEFEYNKSKYHLKDVIVGKIYFLLVRIKIQHMELQLIKKEITGIGPSTTRETETIAKYEIMDGAPVKGESIPIRLFLAGYDPTPTMRDVNKKFSVRYFLNLVLVDEEDRRYFKQQEIILWRKAPEKLRKQRTNFHQRFESPDSQASAEQPEM, via the coding sequence ATGAGTTTTCTTGGAGGCTTTTTTGGACCCATTTGTGAGATCAATGTTGTCCTTAATGATGGGGAAACCAGGAAAATGGCCGAGATGAAAACTGAAGATGGCAAAGTAGAAAAACACTATCTTTTCTATGATGGAGAATCTGTTTCAGGAAAGGTAAACCTAGCCTTTAAGCAACCTGGAAAGAGACTAGAGCACCAAGGAATTAGAATTGAATTTGTAGGTCAAATTGAACTTTTCAATGACAAGAGTAATACTCACGAATTTGTAAACCTAGTGAAAGAACTAGCCTTGCCTGGAGAATTGACTCAGAGCAGAAGTTATGATTTTGAATTTATGCAAGTTGAAAAGCCATATGAATCTTACATCGGTGCCAATGTCCGCTTGAGGTATTTTCTTAAAGTGACAATAGTAAGAAGACTCACAGACTTGGTAAAAGAATATGATCTTATTGTTCACCAGCTTGCCACATATCCTGATGTTACCAACTCTATTAAGATGGAAGTGGGCACTGAAGATTGTCTACACATAGAATTTGAATATAATAAATCAAAGTATCATTTAAAGGATGTGATTGTTgggaaaatttactttttattagtaAGAATAAAAATCCAACATATGGAGTTGCAACTGATCAAAAAAGAGATCACAGGAATTGGACCCAGTAccaccagagaaacagaaacaattgCTAAATACGAAATAATGGATGGTGCACCAGTAAAAGGTGAATCAATTCCAATAAGATTATTTTTAGCGGGATATGACCCAACTCCAACAATGAGAGATGTGAACAAAAAATTTTCAGTAAGGTACTTCTTGAATCTAGTCCTTGTTGATGAGGAAGACAGAAGGTATTTCAAGCAGCAGGAGATCATTTTATGGAGAAAAGCTCCTGAAAAATTgaggaaacagagaacaaactttcACCAGCGATTTGAATCACCAGACTCCCAGGCATCTGCTGAACAGCCTGAAATGTGA